The sequence GAGCGCACATAATCCGCCACCGCGACGATTTCCGGACGCTGCAGCAGGCCGTCGCGGCCGAAGGCGGGCATATCGCCGACATGGGCGTCGGCATCGGTGGAGCGGATGCCGTGCAGGATGGTCTGCTGGATCTGCTCCAGCGAGCCGCCCCACATCCAGTCGTCGTCGTTCAGGTTGGGATAGCCCTTGGAGCCGGCGGCACCCGAGCCATGGCACGGGGCGCAATTGTCGCCGAAGGCGGCGCGGCCCTGGGCGCGGGCGAAGGCCAGAAGTTCGGGATTGGCCTCGATCTGTTCGAGCGAGGCAGCCTCCAGCTTCTCGGCGAAGGCGCCGCGCTGGGTGCGCAGGTCCGCGAGCTGGACCTGCACCGCCTCGCGCGACTTCCAGCCGAGCACGCCTGAGGTGTAGCCGGAGACCAGCGGCCAGGCCGGGTAGGCGATCCAGTAGACCACCGCCCAGACGATGCAGGCATAGAAGGTCCACAGCCACCAGCGCGGCAGCGGGTTGTTCAGTTCGCGAATGCCGTCCCACTCGTGGCCGGTCGTCGAGACGCCGGTGACGGCGTCGACTTCGTTCTTGTGATGCTCGGCCATGATCAATCCTCGCGCAGCGGCATGCGGGCAGCGTCCTCGAACTGCGCCTTGCGCCGCGGCGAGAGCGCATAGGCGAGCACGCAGAGGAAGATGCCGACGAAGTAGAGAAGCCCCCAGGTCTGAGCGAATTCGGCGAGGGCGCGATAGGTCTCGTTCATCCCAGCCTCCTCAGCGGATGTTTGCCTTGTCGTCGTAGAGCTTGAAGTCGACCATGGTGCCGAGCGCCTGGAGATAGGCGATCAGCGCATCCGCTTCCGACAGAAGCTTGGGATTGCCGTCAAAGTCGCGCTGCTGCGCGCCGGGATAGCGTTCCTTCAGCCCGTCGGCATCGGCGTCGGGGTTGGCCTGCGCCCGAAGGTCCGCCAGCGCTTCCGTGACCATCGCCTCGGAATAGGGCACGCCGAGCACGGCGTTCACCTTCATGTCGTCGGCGACCTCATAGGTCTTGAGCGGGGTCTGCGCCAGGAAGGGGTAGCCGGGCATGATCGAGCCCGGAACCACCGAGCGCGGATCGGCGAGGTGCTGGCGCTGCCATTCGTCGGAATATTTGTTGCCGACGCGGGCGAGGTCCGGCCCGGTGCGCTTGGAGCCCCACTGGAACGGGCGGTCATACATGCTCTCGGCCGCCAGCGAGTAGTGGCCGTAGCGTTCCACCTCGTCGCGCAGCGGGCGCACCATCTGCGAGTGGCAGTTGTAGCAGCCCTCGCGGACATAGATGTTGCGGCCCGCAAGCTCCAGCGGTGTCCAGGGACGGATGCCGGAGACCTTCTCGATGGTGCTCTTGAGGTAGAACAGCG comes from Ancylobacter polymorphus and encodes:
- the ccoP gene encoding cytochrome-c oxidase, cbb3-type subunit III, with protein sequence MAEHHKNEVDAVTGVSTTGHEWDGIRELNNPLPRWWLWTFYACIVWAVVYWIAYPAWPLVSGYTSGVLGWKSREAVQVQLADLRTQRGAFAEKLEAASLEQIEANPELLAFARAQGRAAFGDNCAPCHGSGAAGSKGYPNLNDDDWMWGGSLEQIQQTILHGIRSTDADAHVGDMPAFGRDGLLQRPEIVAVADYVRSLSNLPVPKGVTPDLAKGKEVFAANCAACHGADGKGNIELGAPNLTDGIWLYGSDRDTIIATLTNGRAGIMPAWSGRLDPTTIKALTVYVHALGGGQ
- a CDS encoding cbb3-type cytochrome c oxidase subunit 3 — translated: MNETYRALAEFAQTWGLLYFVGIFLCVLAYALSPRRKAQFEDAARMPLRED
- the ccoO gene encoding cytochrome-c oxidase, cbb3-type subunit II, whose translation is MAEAVAPKKSLWAKHAFLEKNSIWLVIGILLVVAIGGLVEIVPLFYLKSTIEKVSGIRPWTPLELAGRNIYVREGCYNCHSQMVRPLRDEVERYGHYSLAAESMYDRPFQWGSKRTGPDLARVGNKYSDEWQRQHLADPRSVVPGSIMPGYPFLAQTPLKTYEVADDMKVNAVLGVPYSEAMVTEALADLRAQANPDADADGLKERYPGAQQRDFDGNPKLLSEADALIAYLQALGTMVDFKLYDDKANIR